In Carassius auratus strain Wakin unplaced genomic scaffold, ASM336829v1 scaf_tig00004584, whole genome shotgun sequence, a genomic segment contains:
- the LOC113070583 gene encoding CD276 antigen homolog, producing the protein MIIRCCVIYLLLHLTGKVSLQDSANTFDRVVGDSVTLPCIYVNQQPSTDVLWRLNASIKVLNIIDGNPSTEKQDGIFRNRIESFPSEYAKGNYSIKLKDLNFNHAGIYTCFLQMPNEEKMIQLFIKEKPDKPTEKPEKPTERQNNSCMETESQKILALLTTLLGLTLHLI; encoded by the exons ATGCTGTGTCATTTATTTACTTCTGCATCTAACAGGCAAAG TGTCTCTGCAGGACTCTGCAAATACATTTGATCGTGTTGTTGGAGACTCGGTCACCTTGCCATGCATATATGTGAATCAACAGCCAAGTACTGATGTACTTTGGCGACTCAATGCAAGcataaaagtgttaaatattaTAGATGGAAACCCCTCAACAGAAAAGCAGGATGGAATATTCAGGaatagaatagaaagttttcCCTCAGAGTATGCAAAGGGAAACTACTCGATTAAACTGAAAGATCTGAATTTCAATCATGCAGGAATCTACACTTGTTTTTTACAAATGCCAAACGAGGAAAAGATGATTCAGCTTTTTATAAAAG aaaagCCTGATAAGCCAACAGAAAAGCCTGAAAAACCAACTGAAAGACAAAACAACTCATGTATGGAAACAGAGTCACAGAAGATTTTGGCTTTACTAACTACTCTACTGGGACTTACTCTGCACCTTATCTGA
- the LOC113070585 gene encoding U6 snRNA-associated Sm-like protein LSm3 yields MADDAEQQQSSNTVEEPLDLIRLSLDERIYVKMRNDRELRGRLHAYDQHLNMILGDVEETVTTVEIDEETYEEIYKSTKRNIPMLFVRGDGVVLVAPPLRVG; encoded by the exons ATGGCGGACGACGCTGAGCAG CAGCAGAGCAGCAACACGGTGGAAGAGCCTCTGGATCTGATCCGACTCAGCCTGGACGAGAGGATCTATGTGAAGATGAGGAACGACAGAGAACTGCGCGGCAGACTGCAC GCCTATGACCAGCACTTAAACATGATCCTGGGAGATGTTGAGGAGACTGTGACGACTGTGGAGATCGACGAGGAGACGTATGAGGAGATTTATAAG TCGACGAAGCGGAACATCCCCATGCTGTTTGTCCGAGGGGATGGAGTCGTGTTAGTGGCTCCGCCGCTGAGGGTCGGGTGA